Proteins from a single region of Rhodothermales bacterium:
- a CDS encoding DUF5103 domain-containing protein yields the protein MTVIAVAAGCASSKEGEDRTPRRVRALDQAAGDVRAQLATASPSVRTVQLYRGDDERNLPVVTLRSRDPLVLEFDLLEEGGRPLSVYFYHADRDWYRDLNPSEYLKTFQRGDILDYQPSRGTEVSYVHYRYRFPAEDIVFTLSGNYVLRV from the coding sequence ATGACTGTGATTGCCGTCGCGGCAGGCTGTGCGAGTTCCAAAGAGGGAGAGGACCGTACTCCTCGTCGCGTTCGGGCGTTGGACCAGGCGGCCGGAGACGTTCGCGCACAACTCGCTACAGCCAGTCCATCCGTCCGCACCGTACAACTCTATCGTGGCGATGATGAGCGCAACCTGCCGGTCGTCACTTTGCGGTCGAGGGACCCCCTCGTCCTGGAGTTCGATCTGCTGGAGGAAGGTGGTCGGCCCCTGTCTGTGTACTTCTATCACGCCGATCGCGACTGGTATCGTGATCTGAACCCGTCCGAATACCTCAAGACCTTCCAGCGTGGCGACATCCTCGACTATCAACCGTCGCGTGGTACGGAAGTCTCGTATGTGCACTACCGCTATCGATTTCCGGCCGAGGACATCGTGTTCACCTTGAGCGGTAACTACGTTCTTCGTGTGA